Genomic DNA from Leptotrichia wadei:
AAAACATAAATTATCCTTTCTTTTAAATGTTTTTTTACATTCATTCGTACTCATAATATTTAACTTGCTATATATTTTTTTTATTATACCACATTTCTTTATAATTGTATATTTATGCTTTATGTTTTTAGACTTTCAAACCTTTACTGCAAGATAAGATTTTGCGACAACAAGCAATCCTGTGAAAGTAAAAAAGAAAAAACATAGTAATTATGAAAAAATATTTATTAATCAAAATATCTAAAAAATAATTTAGTTGAATGATTATAAACCAATTATCAAACAACCTTATTATAAAAAATTATTCCTATTTTTAAGCGGGGTTTAATATAAAAATTCTTATAAAATAAAAAAGAGAGCGTCTAAATGCACCCTTTTCCATTATTTTCTGACAATAATCAGTTTATATTAAAACTTAATTTCACAATAAATTTTATTTCTTTACTTTTTCCACATCTTCTTTTTTCTTTAAATTTTTATCTCTTTCTTTATCTTCCTCCTGTTTTACTCCCCACGCTTCAGGCTTAGGCACACAAATCGGACGTCCTTCTGGCAGCATATCCCATATTTTTTTTAATATTCCCATTAGAAATACACCTCTTTTATGTTTACTTTCAAATATTATTCGTATTCTTTAATTTTTTTGTTGAAATTCTATCAGTTGTAGTTAAAATAGCTTTTAAGCAATCTATTTATAAATCAATTATTTAAACATCTTTGTTCGATGTTTATATTTATTCATATTTTAGGATTTCTAAAATTATTTTTTTCTAAATAATGAGCAAATTTCCATAATTAACATTTCCACTCCTGTTTCCATCTCTATTTTACCAGTCTTTATGTCTTTTTCGATTTCCCAGCATCTAAAAACTAATTTTTTTAAACTGGCATTTGTGTAGTTTTGTTCTAATTCTATTTTTTTGAAAATTACATAGGAATTTGGGATTCTGTTATTGGATTTAAAAATTTCCTTTATTTCTTCAAATTCAATTTTAAAAGTGTTGTAATTTTTACTAAATTTTCGCCCTTTCACTTTTAACGAGCTTATTTTGTACATTATTTCGAGTTCATTATAAAGAGAATACAAGATTCCCATATATTCTTTTTTTTGCTCCAAGTATCTCATTACATCCGCTGGGTTGTTTAACAATATGTTTCGGGTCATTTCATAAATTTGATAATCTTTTTCAATAGATACAATATTTTTAATTTTTTCAATATCAAACTTTTCTCCATCCAGAAAAATCTTAATTTTTGCAACTTCATTTCTGACCTTAAACGGATTGTTTCCTATCATTTCAAGAAGCATTGCCACATCCCTTGCGTTTATATCCAGTTCATTTACAACATAAGCCCGTATTTCCTCTTCTGTTTCCTTTTGAAATAAAAAAACTTCCATTTGCTTATTTTTACTAAATTCATCCAGCAGCTTTTTTAATTTTACTCCAAATTTCCCATCTTCCTTGTCATAATCAATAATAATTTCCTTATTTACTATCTCAAGATTTGCTATGTATTTCAAAATTTCCTCAATATTTTTAAGCTTTTCCGCTCTTTTCAATACTACCAGTTCCTGACTTGAAAATATGGAATTAATATTTATTTTTTCCAAAAATTTTTCATTTTCTTTCAAATCCACATCAAAAAAACTTTCACTAATTCCAACATTTTCTTTCCGAATTTTCTCCAAAAGTTCAAAATATTTAAATTCTCTTTGCTTTTTTCCTCCAATAAAATAAATCATTTATTTCCTCACGTCTATAATTATTTTTATTTCTTGAGAAAATTATATCAAATTTTTTGTATAATTTGAACTTTAAAACAAAAAACAAATAAAATTTGTAAAAATTATATTCTATATTTTTCTCTTATTTGATTTTTATATGTTTCAGCCTGAGTTCCATACACTACTTGAATTCCTTTTCCAGAACGAATTACACCTTTTGCCTGCAATTCTTTCCATCTCGCATCATCAGCAACTATAGAAGCATCTTTTACAGTAACTCTAAGTCGTGTAATGCAGGCATCTATATTTTCAATATTTTCTGCTCCTCCTAATGAAACCACTATATCATCTATGAGTTCCGTATTTCCTTTAGCTTCGTTATAGTCTTTTCTTGTGTAAAGTTTATTTTCAGAATCTCCTCTACCTGGTGTAGGAATATTGAATTTCAGAATTAATGTTTTGAATACAAAATAGTACACAAGTGCGTATACAGGCCCTAATATTAATATCCAAAAGTATGAAGTCTTCGCATTTCCTTGTAAAAGTCCAAAGAAAGTAAAATCTATAATTCCTCTTGAAAATGTAATCCCTACTGCTACATTAAGCACATACATCAGCATATATGCTAGTCCTTCAAGCAATGCGTGAATTACATATAGTGCAGGTGCTACAAATAAGAAAGTAAATTCTATCGGTTCAGTTATTCCTGTAAGGAATGATGTCAACGCAGCTGATAGCAATATCCCTTTTATAGCCGCCTTATTTTTATCATCTGCAGTTCTGTACATTGCAAGCGCTGCCGCAGGTAATCCAAACATCATAGGTAAAAATCCGCCTGTCATTGTTTTTGTCGCTGCTGCACTAAAATGTTTTACTGACGGATCTGCAAGCTGTGCAAAGAATATATTTTGCCCTCCTGCCACCATTTTACCTGCCACTTCCTGATAACCTCCAAGCTGAGTATACCAGAACAGAGGATATATAGCATGGTGTAATCCAAATACATTTAACAATCTCATTGTAAATCCATAAAAGAATGTTCCTATCGCTCCTGTTGCCGCAAACATTTCTCCAGCTTTTACAATTCCCATAAAAATTGTAGGCCAGATAAACGGAAATATTGCCGCCAAAGGAATAAATAAAATAATTGTCATAACTGGCACAAATCTATTTCCGCTGAAAAATGCCAAATAATCAGGTAATTTTTTATCTGAAAATTTGTTTGTAATTGCCGAAGCCACAATACCACACACAATACCACCAAACACACCTGTCTGTAATGTAAATATTCCAAGTTCCTTCGCATATAATGCCGCTGTCCCTCTTGCCGCAGCTTCACTCAAACCTTTTCCAATAAGAGCATCATAAGTTACTGAATCAGGAGTTATCCCTTTAAAACTCAAAATTGTCCCTATTATAGTGTGAAAAAGCAAAAATCCCAAAACTGCTGATAACGCTGCTGTTTCTTTATTTTTATTTGCAAGTCCTATAGCTACACCAACTGCAAACAGTAAAGGTAAATTTGCAAAAACAAACAATCCTACGTTAGAAAACAGCTGCATAAGATAATTTAACGGAGTTCCTGGTTCAAGAAAAGTTAAATTATACGTTTTTATAAGGACGGGATTTGTAAAAGAACCTCCCACTCCTAAAAGTATCCCTGCCATTGGTAACACTGCGATAGGGAGCATAAAAGCCCTACCTATTTTCTGTAATACTGCAAAAATTCCATTATTTTTCATAGCATACACCATATATTGAAACCATTTAAAATATTAAATTTCCTCCTTCCTTTCTATGTTCTAAAACAATTTCAACAATTTCCTTTCTATAAATAATATTTATTTTAATCATTAATTTTTTATATAATTTTAAAAATTTAATACCAACTCTCTATCTTTAGAATATCTTTTTTTCACAAATAAAAAAAATTGAATAACTTTTACTCCATTTCCCTAACAAATCTTTGAGCAATCTCAAGAGGTCTTGTTATAGCACCTCCGACAACTACTGCAAATGCACCCAATTCCAGCATTTTTTTTGCCTGCTTCGGTTCGTGTATCTTTCCTTCTGCTATTACTGGAATATGAAGTGTTTTAGAAAGATTTCCTACTAATTCAAAGTCAGGCCCTTCTGATTTTTTACTGTAGGGAGTATAGCCACTAAGCGTTGTTCCTACAAAATCTACACCAGCTTTCTCAGCATTCACTCCTTCTTCAAATGTTGAAATATCTGCCATTAATAATACATCAGGATATTTTCCCTTAATTTTTTTTATAAATTCATTTATTGTTTTTGCTTCAGGACGTTCTCTCATTGTACAGTCCAGTGCAATTATATCAGCTTTAGCTTCCACTAAATCATCTATTTCCTTCATCGTTACGGTTATATGCTGAGGAAAGCCTTCATATTGCTTTTTGATTAATCCTATAACAGGTAAATCTAAGTTTTTTTTGATTTCTTCAATATCTCTTATTCCATTAGTTCTTATTCCCGCTGCTCCAGCCCGTTCTGCCGCAATAGCCATAAGATGCATTATAGTCCCATTTTCTATATAAAGAGGTTCTCCAGGCAATGCCTGGCACGAAACAATCAACTTACCTTTTAATTTTTTCAATAATTGTTCTTTATTCATAATTACACCTTCTTTTATTCCTTAATTAATATTTCTTACATTTCTATGTTACCCCATTTTTTTAATTTGTCAATAGAAAAACTTTTAAATACTTTTTTTATTTCTTTAAATCTATTAATTTAATTCACACAGTTAATTCTTTGGCACCTCATAAGCCTGATGGCAAATCGGACATTCCAAATATTCTTTCCTTGCACTTATCGGAAAAACTGGTATCCAAAACAAAGTAAACCAGTCACGATATTCCACAAAATTCCAGTCAGATGTATTGTTGCATCTTGAACAATGACAGTTTTCTAGTGTTCCTAAATTTTTAAATTTTCTTTTTGTTCCAAATATTAAAATCATTTTAGATATCTCACTTCCCAATTTTTGAATAAAACTTCTCCCACTCCTATAAAAAAAGTGGGAGACTTTATTAATCTTCTTTTTCAACTTCCAGCAATTTCAATCTCAAATCATCTTCAAGAACTTGTTCTTCAATTCCCGCAGGTGCTCCAGTCATCAAGTCTTGCCCTTTATTAGTTTTAGGGAACGGAATTACTTCTTTTATTGAATCTTCCTTCAACATTGCCATAAGCCATCTGTCGATTCCGTAAGCAAGTCCTCCATGTGGCGGAACTCCATATTTCAACACTTCCAAGAAGAATCCAAATTTGTCTTCTAATTCTTCTTGACTAAATCCTAATTTTTCAAAAACTTTCGCCTGTAAATCTTCATCGTGAATTCTGATACTTCCTCCACCGATTTCATAACCATTCAAGACAATATCATATGAATCTGTCTTAATTTTTGCAAGTTCATTCGTATCAAGATATTTTCTATCTTCTTCCTTAATCGAAGTAAACGGATGGTGTTGTGCTTTATATCTATTTTCTTCTTCACTCCATTCAAACATAGGAAAATCAACTACCCATAAGAATTTAAACGCATTTTTGTCGATTAATTCCAATTCTTCTCCCAATTTCAATCTCAATGCTCCCAATCCATCATGCACAACTTTATATTTATCAGCTAAAATTAACGCAACTTCATTATTTTTAATTCCCAATTTTTCAATAATTTGTGTCAATTTTTCTTCCGAGAAGAATTTCGCAATTGGAGAATTTATCTCTCCATTTTCATTCATTTTGATATATGCCAAACCTTTTGCTTTAAAGTATGTTTTCACATAATCTTCCAAATCTTTAATATATTTTCTCGAGAATTTTTCAGCATTTGGTGCAACAATTGCTTTTACATTCCCACCATCTTTTAACGCATTTTCAAAAACGCCAAATCCACAATCAGCAGTTTCTTCAGATAAATCAATCAATTTCATATCAAATCTCAAATCTGGCTTATCTGAACCATAAAAATTCATCGCATCATCGTAGCTCATTTGAGGAAATTTTTCAGTAATTTCAATTCCTGTAACATCTTTAAATACTGTCTTTGTCAATTCTTCAGCCATTGAAATCACATCTTCCTGCTCAACAAACGACATTTCCACATCTAATTGAGTAAATTCAGGCTGTCTATCCGCTCTCAAATCTTCATCTCTAAAACATTTTGCCAATTGATAATATTTGTCAATCCCAGAAACCATAAGTATTTGCTTAAACAATTGTGGCGATTGTGGCAACGCATAGAAATCCCCTTTGTTAGTTCTACTTGGCACGATAAAATCCCTCGCTCCTTCAGGTGTCGCTTTTGCCAAAATCGGAGTGTCGACATCCAAAAATCCATTTTTATTCATAAATTTTCTAATCGAAAACAGCATATCGTTTCTTTTAATAATATTATTCAACATTTTCGGTCTTCTAATATCCAAGTATCTATAAGTCAATCTCATATTTTCACTAAGATTCCCAGTTTCACTAATCTCAAACGGCAGTTGCTTTGCTCGGCTTAAAACTTCAATTTTTTTCGCTTCAATCTCAATATCCCCAGTAGGAATATTTTTATTTTTACTACTTCTCTCAGCCACAACCCCAGTAACCTTCAAAACCCATTCATTCTTATATTTTCTAGCTTCCTCAAAAAGTTCACTCCCAGAAACTTCCTCATTCAACAAAATCTGAGTAATCCCGTATCTATCCCTCAAATCAATAAACACAAAGTGCCCCAAATCCCTAACTTTAGAAATCCATCCCGACAAAGTTACTTCTTCGCCAATATTTTCCATTCTTAACTCGTTTAATTTATAGTTTCTATACATTTTTTGTCCTTTCTCTATTTAATAATTTTATATTTTAATTTCCTTATTTTTTTCCAAAAATATCCCAAATTTTTTTAATTTCAAATCAATATCAATAATTTGGCCAATTATCGAACCAATTATCAAATAAATCAAAACAATGATATCACGTTTTGAATTTATTGTACTTTTCACGCCAACAATTATTATAAACAGTCCAGCACATTCCATCATAATATTTTTCATATCTTCTTTAAACTTGTGACCGATAAAAAATCCGATTAAACTTCCAAGAATAATGGCAGCACAATTTACTAAATTTCCCAAAAAAATCACCTTACAAAATCTTTAATTAACAATTTATATTTATAAATTTTTCTTTTAAATGAATTCTTTGTATTATACTTGAAAAAATATGTATTTTGAAAATTTAATATTTATTCTTGTTTATATTTTTTTTCATCAATAAATTTCTTAACAGCATTTAATAAATCATCCATTAATAAGACTATTTCATCATAATAATTTTTTAAATCACTTACTGTATATTCGGAACCAACTTCTATAAAAGATTTTCTACCATGTGCTAAAGCATTCCTTTCGTTTTTTATATTATCCAATGAAAATTTGTGATTTTCTGGATCTTGGCTTCTTGATCTAGAATTTAAAACTATTCCATGTAATTTACACATTTCTCTTAAATTTTTAGCACCTACATTCCCTGATAAATTAGATAAGTTTTTTATTTCAAATTTTAAAACTATCCTATTAGAGATTCCTTCAATAATTTCATTAACTTTATCTTTATAAGTATTAAAATTTGAATTTTTTTTAAATGAATCTGAAAATTTATATTCAATAAATAGTTTTTGAAAGACTTCACTTGCTTGTAAATAAGTTATATTTTCATATTCAAATTTTTGATATATTGAATCAATAAAAAGAAAAACAGAAGCTTCTATAAAATTATATAACAATAAAATAAAACTTGAACGAAAAATTTTAAAAAAATCATTATAGGAAAAATTCATGTTATCAGTATTATAATTAAAATCAATAATTGTTTCTTCTACTTCTCCTAAATCATTTCTAATTTTTAAATTCTCAAATTTTTCTAATATATTAAAGCAATATCTTAACTCATTTTTCCTTTTTCTGTATTCTGATTTCATGCTGAATATTATCTCCTAATAATTTATTTTTTACAAATGTAATTCTTTCTACTAATTTAGATTTATTATTTGCACTGTCAGTAGTTGTTACTTTTTTAAATTCTTTTGACTCTAACCATTCTTCTGTATTTGTGTTTAGATTTTTATTTTCATTTAAAGCTAAATTTACTCCAACAGAAATTGCTTCAAATCTAGTTCTTGGAGTAGATTTTGCACTTTTTGATTTAGCAAAACCATTAGGAAAATATTTCTCTACAAAAACTAACATATTTTCAAAATTTTTTAATAATCTTTCTCTATCAAAATCCCTTAAATTTTTTTTTACATAATCTTCCAAAAAAAGAGTTACTTTTCCATCATATTCATCTAAACTATCTGAATATGCAAAAAATCTAAGTACTAATTCTAAGTTTTCTTTCTTTTTTTGTTTTTCTAAAGAAATTGGACATAACTTTTTATATTTTTCGTTTTCTGAACATCTTTTTAAAAATTCAATAAATTCTTCATCAGCATAAGTACCTAACAATACTTCTATTGGTTCTAATTTTTGACTAGTTGTATTAAGTCTGTTAAAAATTTCTTTTCTAAATTCATTATTTGTTTTTTCTTCTAAAAGAATGACTCTCAAAGCTGTATTTTCAAATTTATTTTTAAATTTTTCAGGTAAATCATTAAAATAACAATTATTTAAACTTTTTAATTTTTTCAATCCTTCTAGTTTTAATTTATTTTCTAAAAAGAAATAAACACTTTGTAATCTTTGAGCACCGTCTACAACTTCTAAAATTCCTTTATCTTTATCTTCATAAAAAAACAAAAAAGGTATTGGAAATCCCATTAATATAGATTCTATTAACTTTGATTGTTTATCAATAGTCCATACAAACTCTCTTTGATAATTTGGAATAATAATTTTTTTATTTTCAAACCTTCGACAAATAGATTCAATGGGATAATCTACTGTATCGTATTTTATTTTTTCTCTATACCTTTCTATTTCTTTATGAATTTTTTCTAAATCTTTATTCATTTAAAATACCCCTTTCATATAAATGATTTATTATCGTTTGTGCTATATACTCAGCCAATTTAGGAGGAACTGCATTTCCAATATGTCTTGCTACTTCTGTTATTTTGAAATTTTTTTCATGTTCTACAAATTTATAGTTTTTTGGAAAAGACTGAAGAATAGCTCCTTCTCTTATTGAAATTGCTCTGTCTTGTTCAGGATGTCCATATCTTCCAGTTCCATAATTATAAAATTGTGTTGTTAAAGTAGGAGCTACATCATCCCATTTCATTCTTCCAAAAACGGATTTATAAGTTAATCCTGTTTTTTTCTTATAACAATTTGGTTTTATATTTTCAGGCCATAACTCCCAAGTTTTTCCAGGAATAGAATTTCGAATTCTTTGAAGATTCAAATCACTCAACTTAGAAGCCCTGTGAATAAAATCTTTTTTACTTATTTCTCCCGCTTTTATAGGAAATAAATTTTTGATAGCTTCCCTTACTGTTACTTTTTTTATATCTTTTTTCAAAAAATTAATTTCTCCAAATTTTGATGCTAATAATAATAATCTTTTTCGTCTTTGTGGCACACCATAATTTTCAGCATTGTGTACATCATAATTTACATAATATCCCATATCTTTCAATGAGGTATAAAACTTTACAAATATATTTTCTTTTTGCAGAGCAGGTACATTTTCCATTGAAATAATTTCAGGATTACTTATTTTAATAATTCTTAAAAATTCATTTAGTAAATCCCAATCTTTATGTTTATTACTATTTTTTTTGTCTTTTCTATAATTAGAAAATGGTTGACATGGAGCACACCCCATTAATAATTTTATATTCTTTTCCCCAAAAAGTGAATTTATTTCATTTTTTGTTATTTCTGTTACAGATTTATTTATAAAAATACTGTGATTATTTACCTCATATGCATATCTGCAAGTTTCATCAATATCAATACCGGCTATCACTTCAATTCCTGCTTTCTTTATACCGTATGTTAAGCCACCAATTCCGCAAAATAAATCTACTGCTACAATTTTTTTCATATCAATCTCCTCCTCTCTATAAAAATTTTATAAATTGATAAAATTATTTCAAAATCTCCAAAACTTCCTCGAAGCCATATTTTTTCTGCTCCCCAGTACTAAACTTCTTAACCGTAATCACATTTTCATCTCGTTCTTCTTCCCCTAAAATCAACACATATTCAGCATTTTCACGGTTTGCCTTTTTCATTTGTGCTCCAAAGCTTTTGGCATTGTAATCAAAGTTTACTTTAATACCGTTTTTTCTAAGTTCGTTTATTGTTTTCACAAAATATTCTTTTGTGTCATCGAAATAAATCACATAAATTTTTTCTTCATTTTCAGAAATTATAGAATTGTCCATTAACATCGCAATTCTTTCCATTCCAGCGGCAAATCCTATTCCAGGAACTTTCGCATTTCCTAATATTTCAAGCAATCTGTCATATCGTCCACCCGCTAGAACTGTCGCCTGTGATCCCAATTTATTCGATTTGATTTCAAAAACCGTGTCTGAATAATAATCAAGCCCTCTAACCAATTTATCGTTCACGACATAATTCACACCCAACAATTCCAAATATTTTTTAGTGTCTTCAAAATATTTTTTACTTTCTTCATCCAAATAATCATAAAGTTTTGGTGCATTTTTAAACTCTTCCTGATCGCCTTTATCCTTAGAATCCAAAGCTCTCAAAGGATTTTTCTCATATCTTTTTTGCGAATCTTTACTCAATTTGTCAAGTCTTTCAAGCATAAATTTTTTCAAATCTTCAATATATTTTTTTCTCGACTCAACATTTCCCAAGCTGTTAATTTCCACAATCAATCCAGTAATTCCAAGTTCTTCAAGAAAATCGCAACCCATTTTAATAATTTCTGCATCTAAATAAGCACTTCTCACACCAAACATTTCCACTCCAGTTTGATGAAATTCTCTCATTCTCCCTTTTTGCGGTGCTTCGTATCTGTACATTGGACCATTGTAAAACCATTTCACTATTGGAGAAGACTTATGAAATCCAGCTTCAAGATACGCTCTTACAACTCCCGCAGTCCCTTCTGGACGCATTGTAACATCTCTTTCTCCCTTATCCTTAAAATCATACATTTCTTTTGAAACAACATCAGTTTCATCTCCAACACCTCTTCTAAAAAGCTCCGTTTCCTCCAAAATTGGCGTAATTATTCGCTCAAATCCATATTTTCCAAAAACTTTTTTTGAAGCATCTACAATCGCATCGTATTTTTTCACATCGTCAGAATATCTATCTTTCATTCCTTTTAAGGCGGTTATCATATTTTTTTCCTTTCTTAATTAATATCGTCAATTTTATTTTATAAATTATTATACCACAATTGAATAAAGATTTTAAGATGCGGGATTTCATAATTAATCTTTTCATTCAACATCTTTATTTGTAAAATCACATCTAGTTAACTGCTCCATTGCATGTTTTCTTATCATTTCTTCATCACTTTGTAATAATAATTCCAGTTTTTCTTTCGCCTTAGGAGTATTTATATCCCCTAAAGCAAAACAACATTTTCTCACTAATGCGAAATTATCATCCCAACGGTATTTTTCAAAATTTGAAATTGCTAGTTCATAAATGCAATCTATTGTAGAAGGTAATTCTAGTTGCTGGAGATAAAACACTATGTCTTCATGTTTTCCATGCCATTCTTCTTTTGTTAATTTGCATAAAATATCAACAAATTTTTCACTGTATAATTCGAACATGTAAATTGCTGAAATTAAAATATCTACGCTGTCTCCATTTTTTTCATTATATGCTTTTTCCAACTCTGTTTTTATATACTCTATTCTTTCATCATCATTTTTTAAAAATTCCTTTTGTAATTGTTGAAAACTTATTTGTTTTTTATATTTTTTCCACATCAAATTTTCCAATTCTTCAAGACTATTTTTCTCCATTTTTTATTATTTCCTTTCTAAAACTAATTTCTTTAATATTTTGATTAAATATTTCCAGTCCTTTTCTTTATTAATATTAGTCAAATTAAAAATACTCCATCATTTTAAATTTTGATACAATGCAAAAATTGTCGTGATCTTTTTATAACTTACTCACTAATTTATTTTATTTTTCTCATCTTCAATCAAATCTCTTAAATCATTACTTCCTTCCTCATAAATTATTTTTGCAATAACCCTCAAAATTTTATAAAGTTTTCTCAATCCGTAAAATATTAAAATTGTCAAAAGAAAAGTTTGTGAAAATAATAATGAAAATAATAAATTTATGTTTTTGTTGATTTTATACAAACTTTTTTCTAAAAAAAGACTAAATACGATATTTCTCAGCAAATAAACTTGCACAGGAATATAAATTGCAGTTGCCATACGGATTATTTTTAATATTGAAAGCACAAGTTTTCTTATTTCAAAAGAATATTTTTTCTCTCTTTGCAAAATTTTATACATAATTTTTTCTTTTGTAATAAATTCCAGCTCAAAATATCTATCTTTTAAAGTCAAAAGCAACATAAAATTACAGAAATTAAAACATCACATAATTAATTTGCTTTTTAATTTTCAATTTTTTATCCACAATGAAAATTTCTTTCCCTTTATTTTTTTGAAAATATCGATAACTACTGTTTAACGGCAAATAAATTCCATTTGAAAGTTTTATAATTTTTCCTGAAATAATATTTCCGCTGTAAATTTTATTTTTTGAAAAAATTTTCACAACATTATTTTTTAAATCAATATATTCGCCCTTTTGAGATTTCAAATTTCCATTTTCTT
This window encodes:
- the hisS gene encoding histidine--tRNA ligase; this encodes MITALKGMKDRYSDDVKKYDAIVDASKKVFGKYGFERIITPILEETELFRRGVGDETDVVSKEMYDFKDKGERDVTMRPEGTAGVVRAYLEAGFHKSSPIVKWFYNGPMYRYEAPQKGRMREFHQTGVEMFGVRSAYLDAEIIKMGCDFLEELGITGLIVEINSLGNVESRKKYIEDLKKFMLERLDKLSKDSQKRYEKNPLRALDSKDKGDQEEFKNAPKLYDYLDEESKKYFEDTKKYLELLGVNYVVNDKLVRGLDYYSDTVFEIKSNKLGSQATVLAGGRYDRLLEILGNAKVPGIGFAAGMERIAMLMDNSIISENEEKIYVIYFDDTKEYFVKTINELRKNGIKVNFDYNAKSFGAQMKKANRENAEYVLILGEEERDENVITVKKFSTGEQKKYGFEEVLEILK
- a CDS encoding HEAT repeat domain-containing protein, whose product is MEKNSLEELENLMWKKYKKQISFQQLQKEFLKNDDERIEYIKTELEKAYNEKNGDSVDILISAIYMFELYSEKFVDILCKLTKEEWHGKHEDIVFYLQQLELPSTIDCIYELAISNFEKYRWDDNFALVRKCCFALGDINTPKAKEKLELLLQSDEEMIRKHAMEQLTRCDFTNKDVE